Within Crassostrea angulata isolate pt1a10 chromosome 2, ASM2561291v2, whole genome shotgun sequence, the genomic segment TATGATTTAGACAAAGCATATTCTCGAGGTCAGAGTAAAGCAActaaccggggggggggggggggtctaaggTTCGGGGGGGGGGTGATTAAGGAAATTAATTTCAGTAGATTCATtcacttaaaaatattataatattttaataatatttaaagataacgcaagaaattaatatttgcataaattacgttttaattttctaacaTTTGTCAACTTTAGAAATGATACTAGTAAttaatacaaataataaaagttCGGCGTTTGTGATTTCATGCTCgcaatttgatattaaatggtTAAATCAGTAGGTGGCAAGTTTACAATGACAACTGGGGATCAGAACGAGACACATATGAAATCCACATTTGATATGAACTTCTTCTTACAGCTATAAAAAGATGTTGGAGGATTGGATCTAACAGCCATtacatcattatcatcatcatcatcagctGAATCAGTTTCAACAACAAAGTCCATCTACCTGTATTGTGGTAGGACCATTCCTTGTGTGCTGTTACTGTAAACCAGCCCCTATTTGTGTCAACTTTATTTCACAATATATAACAGAGATAACAAGATGTAGattttcatgaaagaaaataccAGAGACATTTGAGTACTGGTTTGTGGCGATTAATATTTGTGACGATGGGGATATCGCAAACCTTGCAAAAATTGTTGACATGCAaataaagttggtttacaggATCTTGTTAAGGTACTCCACACCCtgtgataatacatgtacggtATTCAGATTTATGGTGACATATTTAAGGTCTTCAGTTTCTaatggaagaccttaaatatgtCTCCATTGAGCGGCGTTCATTAATCTACACACTCATCTTACGTAATTATGCCAAACTTGCTCTCATTGAAGGCCCATGtatattacaatacaatattcAGAATTAATTCATCATGACatatttatattgattattttaactAAATTCATGATCAGTAACTCCTTTCCAAAAAGTGTGGAGCATCCTTATAGCTGActtaaattcatgaaattagTCTTTTTTTATACAATCAAGTTCCATAGAAAGAGTTGCCTTTCTTAGCATACACACATTCAAGgtaatacaaagaaagagtgTGTGGTCATATATTTAAACTCACTCAGATAAAGTTGAagtatgtaaatacatgtaaacccTTTGCAACAAGTTCCTATTAAAGATTTTTGGAGCAGGTCCCATGTCTAAGTTATGAAAGTTCCAAACTTTACCAACTGCATCTATGGTTACTAATTGTGAATAAAATAGACTTGGATGGTCATGCAATCTGCAATTGAGCAATGAAGGAAATAGAAGTATTTAGAACAGGAGCCTATCCAAGGTATATAGCTGGTCATATATTCACCAAACTTaaatggatgatgcatcttttgataaatataatttatactgTATTAAACAGGATAGAAGACTGAATCTTACCCAGCCAAATTAAGGTTTTGGATGCTCTCAAAGTATTTGTCACATTGACACATTCACATTAATTCAATTACAGAACTTGATCTTGATATTGGATGCTAGTGTAAGGTGGTAagggacacctccatgttgtgtacttcctatcaaaataaaatctagtacatttttaattttatgacccccccccccccaaaaaaaaaaaggtgtaaCCTAACAACATAGCACAATGGGTTAGAGCATTCATTAGGAATTTGTAAGTCATATGAGTTTGAACACCATTttggcttttataatttttacccttccaagaatattttaaacaattttgtcATATAGAACTACATGAGACATGATGCATTTCTCACCCTCCAATTAAAGTTCTAAAGAGAGGTTTAAAAATAAGGTTGAATCTggaccatgaatttcagatgctgcagtaggttaagttttttggagcaggttaaagttttttgagcaggtgccctttaatAGTCATTTTTAAGTTAAGTATACTGGTCCTaactgatgattatatcttagttactactggttctaacttcaccaaacttgcatagatggtgagTCTTATAATACTTATGCACTTGACATGTTTTGGATGCTGTATAGATTTTGGATGCTGTATGAGATTAAGGTTTTTGAGCTAGTAAAAGTTTTTTAGAGAAGGTGGATTTTGATAGACAAATCTTagttatacccccgcaaacaaagtttagggggggtatattggtttcagcctgtccgtctgtccatctgtctgtctgtctgtctgtctgtctgtctgtctgtctgcctgtctttctatctgtctgtctgtctgtagatgcaactttgtccccccaatagaattttttactactgcatggaacagtctgaaaatttgtacatatgttgatcaccatctgaagatgtgcacctgcaatttttagctcaccgagacgaagtcaaggtgagcttatgctataccacggcgtcggcgtccgttttgttgcaggtcctgtatcttagttattacttgtcctaacttcaccagacttccatggatggtgtgtcttgtgatactgatgcacctgacaggcttgaatgctgagtctgagccataggttttggatgctggataaggtcacatgtttaatagataatagtactatttcaaacttgcatagttgatatgaatgaatcgcagaggtaacTTTAGAttcagagcttgatctccattatcaagaatgctaaaaaatatatcttagttattactggtcttaacttcaacaaacttgaatggattgtgtgtcttatgatacagatgcacctgacaggcatggatgctgaatctgagtcatagattgcagatgctggaggaggttaaggttttaattgctggtgccctctgatgatgatattttagttattactggtcctaacgtCACTAAACTTGCAGggatgatgtgtcttatgatactgatgcacctgacaggtttgaatgctgaatctgagtcataGGTTTTGAATGCTGGATGAGGtatagttttttggaacaggtcacatgttttattgatgatagcttgcatagttgatttaactacaatgtatattataaattgaacgcagaggttgcttcagatgcagagcctgatctccattatctgTTTAAgagtgatttttaaagatatttcaagAAATTGAAATGCAACGTTTATTTACaagattaattttcataaaactgagcAGAAGAGATCAGTTTCCTCAATTCCCTAAAATATGTCCGCAACTGTCGCCCACGATGAAACTCACATTATAACTTGATCatgtgatataaaaaaaaatattttaatttcgtTGTGGGCGATGGCTGGggacacattttcctcttcaaTAAACTGTCATTTTTCACCAAATCTTAGAAATATGCCAAAATGTTTAAGTCATAGCTATTTGTTGAAACAAGATTAAAGTGTATAACTTGGTActttatatacacacatgttcaagatgagatttaaacaacttttgaattttagggcaaatattGAAAGAACCTGTACCTTCTTCTTTCAAATTGACATACTATATACAGGGAAATGTTCGCCcagttttattttcacccctttcGCCCTCATTGTCATGGGACAAATTCAAGACTGGGTGAATTTCTTTAACTCaaattatctatttttttcacaattttgtttgggcaaattcaagacggAGCAAAACCATTTGAAAGTATTATAGATGGGGGAAAATAATCCTGTATTCAGTAGTCATTTGACATCAATACAAACAACATGTACCAGTTTCTATGTACATCAATATTTCCAAAGATTGGCAGAAAGGTTTGTAACGTAAATCTTATATGACACTCTTAAAGTTTATATGACATATGGGTAGGCAAATAAACTGTGCATATTTCATAGAGCTGGAAACAGTATATTCTGTATTAGTATTTTCTATGTAAGCAAACAAGTCTATGgcataatattgtattgtatgataagTATGAGATTTTGTATCATTCATTAGTATATTCTCACGTCTGTGAATATAGCTTCATAAAGACATATATgcaattattgtaattttcaatggttagaaagatattgaatgGTCTTTTAGTTATTAACCTGCTTGGAATATTATCGAGATGATATTTCCATGTACCAATAAATCTATCGATTCGTAGATTTGTAGACATTGGTAAGACTGAACCTTCACGACTTCAAATTAAAAGCAATTGGTGAAGAAGAGGTGCAGTGCAGCAGTTTTATAGCATTACAGATACAAGGATGGCAAATTACAGTACTCAGAAATCAGGAATGGGGTCAATTACattcaaaagtaattaattaaacaataactTTAAACTgtcaattaaattaccattacaaggattttcaaatgcaattaataagattacaattactttgcaaatgtaattattaaatcatttgagaaaatatacatttattgacctctcaatttttttcatgaGAGATATGTAGACATGGATGAGAGTGAACCTTCGCAACTTCAAATAAAAGGCAATTGGTGAAGAAGAGGTGCAATGCAGCAGTTTTATTGCATTACAGATACAAGGATGGCAAATTACAGTACTCAGAAACCAGGAATGCTTTAAACTgtcaattaaattaccattacatggaTTTTCAAATGCAATTAATAAGATTACAACTACTTtgcaaatgtatttattaaatcatttgatatatacatttattgacttcaaaatttttttcataagagAGGAGTGAGCGGAGCGAGTGGGTAGAGAGGGGAGTGAGTGAAGAGCGAGTAGGCACCACTACTCACTCCCCTCTCTCTCCCCTCACACTCCCCTCTCTCACCACTCACTCCCCTCTCACTCCCCTCTCACTCACCAACAGTGAGTGGGGAGTTAGAAAGGAGTGAGTGGTGACAGCGGGAAGTAAGTGGTGAGAGAGGGGAATGTGAGGGGTGAGAGAGAGGGAGTATTAAGAGAGGGAGGGGAGTGAGTGGTGAGTGAGAGGGGAGTGGTGAGAGAGGGGAGTGTGAGGGATGAGAGAGGGAAGTGAGTGGTGAGAGAGAGGGAAGTGTGAGGTGAGAGGGGGTAGTGAGTGATGATAGAGAGGGGGTGAGTGGTGAGAGAGGGGAGTGAGTGGTGAGAGAGAGGAGTGAGTGGTGAGTGAGTGGTGAGAGAGGGGAGTGTGAGTGGTGAGAGAGAGGGAGTGAGAAGAGAGAGGGAGGAGGGTGAGTGAGAGTGGAGTGGTGAGAGAGGGGAGAGAGTGGAGTGAGtggtgagagagagaggggagtgtgagggagagagagaggggggtgaGTGGTGAGAGGGGGAGTGTGAGGTGAGAGGGGGGAGTGAGTGATGAGAGAGGGGAGTGAGtggtgagagagagaggggagtgagtggtgagagagagaggggagagagtggagtgagtggtgagagagagaggggagtgtgagggagagagagaggggggtgaGTGGTGAGAGGGGGAGTGTGAGGTGAGAGGGGGGAGTGAGTGATGAGAGAGGAGAGTGAGTGGTGAGAGGGGGGAGTGAGtggtgagagagagaggggagtgAGTGGTGAGAGAGGGGAGTGTGAGGGGAGAGAGTGGGAAGTGAGTGGTGTGAGGGGGGAGTGAGTGGTGAGAGAGGGGAGTGAGTGGTGAGTGAGAGGGGAGTGAGTGGTGAGAGAGGGGAGTGTGAGGGGAGTGAGTGGTGAGAGAGAGGGGAGTGAGTGGTGAGAGAGGGGAGTGTGAGGGGAGAGAGTGGGAAGTGAGTGGTGTGAGGGGGGAGTGAGTGAGAGGGGAGTGAGTGGTGAGAGAGGGGAATGAGTGGGGAGAGAGGGGTGAGAGAGGGGAGAGAAAGGTGAGTGAGAGTAGAGTGTGTAGTGACTGAAAGGGAAGAGTGAGAGGGGAGTGCGTAATAAGTGAGAGGTGAGTGAGTGGGGAGCGAGTGGTGAGTGAGATGGTAGTGAGATAGGAGAGAGAGTGGTGAGTGAGAGGGGAGAGGAAGGGGGATGAGTAGTGAGGGAGTGGTGAGGAGGAGGGTAGCAAGTGGGAAGAGAGAGGGGAGTGAGTGGTGAGAGAGGGGAGTAAGTGATGAGAGAGGGGAGAGAGTGGGGAGTGAGTGGGAAGAGAGAGGGGAGTGAGTGGGAAGAGAGAGGGGAGTGGGAAGAGAGAGGGGAGTGAGTGGTGAGAGACGGGAGTGAGTGGTGAGAGAGGGGAGTGTGAGGGGAGAGAGAGGGGAGTGAGTGGTGAGAGAGGGGAGTGAGTGGGGAGAGAGAGGGGAGTGAGATGTGAGAGAGGGGAGTGAGAGAGGGGAGTGCGTGGTGAGAGAGGGGAGTGAGTGGTGAGAGAGGGGGGAGTGAGTGGTGAGAGAGGGGAGTGTGAGGGGAGTGAGTGGTGAGAGAGGGGAGAGAGTGGGGAGTGAGTGGTGAGAGAGGGGAGTGTGAGGGAGAGAGAGGGGAGTGAGTGGTGAGAGAGGGGAGTGAGTGGTGAGAGAGGAGAGTGTGAGGGGAGTGAGTGGTGAGAGAGGGGAAAAGGTGGGGAGAGAGAGGGAAGTGTGAGGGAGAGAGAGGGGAGTGAGTGGTGAGAGAGGGGAGTGTGAGGGTGAGAGAGGGGAGTGAGTGGTGAGAGAGGGGAGTGAGTGGTGAGAGAGGAGAGTGTGAGGGGAGTGAGTGGTGAGAGAGGGGAATgagttgagagagagaggggagtgAGTGGTGAGAGAGGGGAATGAGTGGGGAGAGAGGGGTGAGAGAGGGGAGAGAAAGGTGAGTGAGAGTAGAGTGTGTAGTGACTGAAAGGGAAGAGTGAGAGGGGAGTGCGTAATAAGTGAGAGGTGAGTGAGTGGGGAGCGAGTGGTGAGTGAGATGGTAGTGAGATAGGAGAGAGAGTGGTGAGTGAGAGGGGAGAGGAAGGGGGATGAGTAGTGAGGGAGTGGTGAGGAGGAGGGTAGCAAGTGGGAAGAGAGGGGGGGAGCGAGTGGTGAGTGAGAGGGGAGTGAGTGCGGAGTGAGAGGGGAGCGAGAGGGAAGAAGAGAGAGGGGATTGAGTGTTGAGTGAGAGAGGGGAAAGAAAGGGGAGAGTGGGGAGCGAACGGGTAAAGAGAGGGGAGCAAGTGGGAAGGATGTGGGGAGTGAAGTGGGAGAGAAGGGAGTGGGGAGAGAGAGTGGAGCGAGTGGGAAGGGAATGGGGAACGAGTGGGGAGTGAGAGGGGAGAGAGTGGTGAGTTGGTCATATTTCATCACGCACGCTGATTGGTTGGATCAGACTGACACTCTATAATGTACAAGAGGCACACGGCCCATTCAGCATATAATTAAGCAGTATTCGTAGTTTTCTTCACTCGGAGAATTTGTTTACAGATGTCTGTATGAAGTTTCTCGATATTTCAACCTTTATCATTTCCCTATATTTTTGAACAATAATTAACAATTCTGCCgataaaacaatcaaaaagcAACAATAATGTTTCTATATTAAATTACTTTCCcggtatattttttctaagtgCAAACAATGCTTTTCTGCCTTGTTCTGATAATTGTTTTTCAGCTTTAGAATTTGTTGTTAAAGTTAAAAAGTATTCCTAAGAATATGTAAATGAATTGATTTACAATTACCAATGTGCCAACACTCACTATTTTTTCACTCTATTGTTATTTctgaaaatcacaatttttgacttttttgcattttccaaatattacaatatctatATAATTCATTCAAAAGACATTGTAAAGCCTCCACACATGTACAGAACAGGACCATGTCACCAGCATACATTTatagaaaaagatttagggaggaTAACTCGTAAGACAAACAACCAGCATTTAAAAAGCTATTTTCGAAATCGTTGACATACAGATTGAATAGAATAGGTGATAACACTTCGCCCTGCATTAATCCTAGGTTAttacaacaagaggcccatgggccacatcgctcacctgaacaacagttccttgtaacattctatttcatagcatatgttatttctattttaaactttgaacccctttctggggccccagtattggtctggGGTTTATAAATGGCTTTAACAACTACACTATTTGATGATCCTTGCattgtaatctcacaaactgtagcattgtagttctcaagaagaaaatttttaaacaaactccatatatatttctatcttaaactttgaaccccacttGGGGCCTCAGTATTGGTCTGGGggtcttggggccccagtattagtccggggtcacgattttaccaatttagaatctacaatagCCAATGATGCTTGcttagtaatctcacaaactgttgcactgtagttcttgagaagaagatttttaaacatgttccctatatatttctatgttgatTTTGAACCCCTTCTTGGGCCCCAATATTAGTCTGGGGGTCACGGCTTCCACAATTAAGAACTTTACAATTTGAGAAtacttgcatagtaatctcacaaatttaagcattgtagttctcctccataagatttttaaacattttccctccTATCTTTCTATGtgaaacattgaaccccttctcctggggccccagtattagatcgcTTCTATAATTTAAAGTGTTCACTATTTGAGGATCCAAGTAAAGTACTAGTAATCTCACAAAGTAtgacattgtagttctcgaaaagatttttttaatcatgtttcctatatatttctattttaaactttgaacccctcttgatgccccagtattagtccgagggtcatgattttaacactttAGAATCTACAATTGCCAATGTATGCATAGTGTTATCCCAAACTGTTGCATTGTAGttctaaagaagaagatttttaaacattttttttatacatgttaaactttgaaccccacctGGGGGCCCAGTTTTTGcccgggggtcacaattttaacaattttgaatcttcactatacatacaagcttatgtataaattttggcatttctggtgcagtggttcttgagaagaacaatttaaaacatttatcctatttatttctatgttaatctTTGAACCCTGTCTGGAGCCCCAGATTTAGtacgggggtcacgatttttacaatttagaatcttcactatatatacaagcttttgtgtaaatgttggcatttctggtgcagcggttcttgagaagacgatttttaaacatttttgtttaagtttccgtaagaatgtaaaattatatatgGAAATGAAACCAGCCATGTAGAATTACTCATTTGTAACTTTATAATAAACATCACCAAAACAGGACCACCAATCAACAAATAGCATGTGTATTTCTGTAACATTTTCACAACAGGGATGTTGTCAACATTTTATATAGTTAAATGGATAAGCGCTACAACAACTGCATGAACCATAAGTTCAAAGATCTGATTAACCTTAAATTGGATATATATAGTAGCTCTACTATACACGTGTCGCGTGCAAATATGTTTAAACGAAGCTTGTAAGTGAAGAATATTTAATTATAGCTATATACgcaattaaatacattttatctatttaaatataaattgagAAACATGTTAAGTCGTATTgatggtatttttcaaaaaatattgcatacatCAGCTTTGTAATGATAAAGAAATGAagtgcaggcacgtagcatcggggggggggggggggggggggggtggccccccactttttctcgcagcaacaaccttatcaaaatttacatataaaaagttgaattatcatggagttgcccccccccccccacttttttgggagtatgtaaaaaattgatatgaaaataaggaaattaggagtgaaattaaagttatatactacgccaTAGTATATAGTCAAAGAACaattccttatatatatatatatatatatatatatatatatatatatatatatatatatatatatatatatatatggttaatAGTTGTTAGTTATGTGAAAACGTTTCAAATCGTCATTCATGAAACCCTAGCCTTTCTTCTCTCTATTCAAAGGGGTCCgataaaaatctattttaacaagaccttggactttcggtagtatataactttttttgcttcaaaacaagtAAACTATGACGCAGGTTTCAAGTAAAATGTACTGAGATTGTGTAGTCTTAGCTAAAAAGCCCGggaaatcttgttgatttcaaatagCCACATCTGAGAGGTCAGCAAGGTCaccaggcctacgtcacattgctgctTGACACACATACCCAAAGTCCAAGttcctgttttaaaaaatggttcTATCATAATCATGTGAGATATGTGACCTATGAGTATCTTACCTCcaacttgtaataaaaaaaataccaaaagaCTATTATCAATACTTTTATTGTTCTTATGATAATAAATGATTTAGGATGAACGTAAAATTATCATATCtaagtttgtttgtttttgtttttttttttaatttttattgtttttttgtttaaacgaaaaatttgaaatgcaattttctgaatattctattatacaaattaaagtaaGACGTCGTACGATGGATCACAGAATATAGAATATGTTATCTCTAATATCACGTTTGCATAAATATTGTAAGATTATAACTAATCAGTGCACCGTGAATCACTGGACCCGGAACACGTCACGCTCTATTGATTTGACTGGTTCCCTGTCAGCACGAGGTTGACAAGTGTGAAGTAGCCGTAGGAATTACACAAACAAGCTAGCGACACTTGTGGATCTATATGTGCAGCGATTTCTGTCGGGATTTTACCTTGATTTAGTGagtcttattttcattactTTTCCTCTATATTATATTACACTTTATGTTTCGatgttgttgggtttttttaaaataatattcatttattttttttttaatttccaaacTCGGTAATACTCTGACAatcatattatttaatgaatgtTAAGACAATCATATCATTtttgacaaagaaaaaaaattccgcAAACTTGGAGAAAACTTGTGGAATAAAAATGTGTGCCATACATTGCCCTGCAACATAGAGAAAAGTTAATAGTACATTTAGAGGTAAAGTTTATTGTGTCAAATGAACTCGCAATAAATGTACACTTTCAGTCGcccaaaaattacaaatatgatgAGGTTGGACACACGAGGAGATTGTTCTCCTGCCTGGGTCGTTAGCGGGCGGTGATGGATGGGCCATGATGTTCACCCCGGGGCCACACCGCGCCACAGTCACTCCGTCTCACGCTGATCGTTTCTGTCTTCTGTTGAAGTACACAAGATCCTTCAGTTTAACAAAATAGCGTACAAATGTCGTGGAAGTGTCAAAAGTACATTGATATCGCTAGCAAATAAAATGGTGTCTTTTCCATGAACATTTACAACTATTCAAGGGTATGTTCATGTTTTCCTCTAAGTTACCAATTcaaattacaatttcaaatagATTGAACCAGATCGTGAAGTAAACTGCGAAATTTAGACAGTAATATCAGCTTTTTTCGACAATTTCCTTACAACACTCTTCAGCCGACAGAActgtttaatttgattttgatgatattctctgcttttttgttttaatggcTTAAAACGGCGTTTAACTGAGTACGTGGGACTCGAATCTTTCCTGAACCTTCTGCACAATAACAAGGGGTGCAGTGTAGATGATAGGTATTTACGAAGTGCTGAAATTGTTTGCATTCTTATTCCCCGCGGACCGTTGACCAGGGATGTACTGTCTTTCAGTCTGCCACAACTTTAATATTTGGCAAATATTAATTTCTGTACCATACTTAGTCTAGATATACTTTCAAAGTATGACAGGCATGTTATCTACATGTGCTAATTACCTTTCAAATAATTCCGTAAAATACGACAATGCCCGTGTGTCAGTGATCAGGAGGTCACACATtacgaaaaaagaaaacaagtaTTACTATCAGTCGATCTTGAATACCGGTAAAAATCGTATTGGGTTGACTCTATTAATCCagtttacatgtaatgtatttgTACAAAGTAATTTCTCAGCTTACAAAATGTTAGTCACTGCGGGGGTACTCTGTAAATGTGTTCAACAGTCAAACACGTCCTTGTTTCACCGTATTTTTCACTGATTTGTAAGAAAAAACTCGGGCCAGGTGATCGAGTGTTGATTCATCTCGTGTTGTGATTATATGTGGTGGCCGCGACTCACTCTCTGTCAGCTTTAGTGCCGTACGCTATAAATATCGCAATTATAGACATACATCCTCCTAAAAACCCTCACCAAAATGTCTGAAAGATATTATGTTTGGTTCCTAGATGACATGTTTGTCATTGCTATACCGATctaaaattttataaagaaactTCAAGATGAAAATCTACAGTGAGAAGTGTCATAGACAGTTATATGTatcaaacaattgtttattttcaaatgtattaAGAACTTTCCCCTGACATAATATTTCTTTCAAAACAATCTGCATTTGAGTTTTCAGAAAGGTCACACTACGACTCCTTAAGTCAGAGAGGATcctctttttttatattcataattcttATTGGTGCTAAAGAGTGAATTTTCCTCCGAATTGTCTACGAACCCGAGTTAGAATCCCCATATGCGGAATTTTGAAACTGTTGTTTTAAAATTCCACCTTGAAAGAATTAATCTGCTCCAAGTTTTCCTCCTTAGGAAAAGCCGTCTCTGTATAGAATCCCCCCCCCTTACATGACAGCAGTATTAcaatgcattttgaaaaaaatatgcactttgaaaaaacaaTTCTAAGTGCGTTGATATGGTTGATATTAATGCactttgtaaaaaaattgtGCAGGGTCTTGTCGAAGTTGTTTGACTCTcaattaaaatagataaatGGTCAAACCTAGTTTTGTACGATAAGACATTGAAAAGAGAACCCATGCGATTTTTAgcattgtcattgtcattgaATTGCAATTTCGCTTTGAGAAAATGATTAAAGAGTTAATTGAG encodes:
- the LOC128174445 gene encoding LOW QUALITY PROTEIN: uncharacterized protein LOC128174445 (The sequence of the model RefSeq protein was modified relative to this genomic sequence to represent the inferred CDS: substituted 1 base at 1 genomic stop codon); protein product: PSLSHHSLHSLPSLSHHSLPSLSHHSLPSLITHSPLSPHTPPLTTHPPLSLPHTPLSLSPLTPLSPLSHHSTLTHPPPSLFSLPLSHHSHSPLSPLTHHSLLSLTTHSPLSPLTPSLSSLTTPSHLTLPSLSPLTSLSHPSHSPLSPLPSHSPLTPLPLLILPLSHPSHSPLSPLTSRCHHSLLSNSPLTVGEFAISPSSQILIATNQYSNVSESCPPPPPXSVHCIYV